From one Lolium rigidum isolate FL_2022 chromosome 4, APGP_CSIRO_Lrig_0.1, whole genome shotgun sequence genomic stretch:
- the LOC124650556 gene encoding uncharacterized protein LOC124650556 yields the protein MDSSGTDADDVSGDPMDTIDTAAGDPHFPEDGYHGDSTEYSSSFGPSCSLSDDETGSGVHDMEVDSPFLGRVSAGGAAAAPKAVRQKLVTDEWRKTVRPLMWRCQWLELRMKDLSSQVAKYDKEIALIQHEKNLQLEMMKADRSDPELATMDAQSHDRNTMERRRRQRHEDIVDTSLYMNNHQILSYYYEKKNSGADTEGLLIHDDFDNAVADDTKRRVPGNTLPGSKETDRVFEQYSLRDILLTIDRTQSRVLGLQNRLSKVCSNHTQVKVPQKSHKARTQIASCNKDGHRPQKKRDLHTLLENEDACRPLVGVPSTLSDRSTGYVTGYAKRNFAEEGATQPYAKKVTFETIFGADNPLIHTHVGELYKESADDVLIYNQAAQLEEYQQFERVKKEAENQVKLANKVANTLLFRGEETVARQLVKHEPVHEIASTVKAVGPGSKRGKKSKKKLVSSLPPLEDQAKKSPEVPAKKKIEKDLHSMKNEKPVFVAVEPRKSKRVPKPKKYGSD from the exons ATGGACAGCAGCGGCACCGACGCGGACGACGTCAGCGGCGACCCGATGGACACGATCGACACGGCTGCCGGCGATCCCCACTTCCCCGAAGACGGCTACCACGGGGATAGCACGGAGTACTCGAGCTCCTTCGGGCCCTCTTGCTCTCTATCTGACGATGAGACGGGGTCCGGCGTGCACGACATGGAGGTCGACTCGCCTTTCCTCGGCCGTGTCAGTGCGGGTggcgccgctgccgctcccaaGGCTGTCAG ACAGAAACTCGTGACAGATGAGTGGAGAAAGACCGTTCGCCCGCTCATGTGGCGGTGCCAGTGGTTAGAGCTGCGTATGAAGGATCTTTCCTCGCAGGTAGCAAAGTATGACAAGGAAATTGCTTTGATCCAGCATGAGAAGAATCTGCAGTTGGAGATGATGAAAGCAGATCGTTCTGATCCAGAATTGGCAACAATGGATGCCCAAAGCCATGATAGAAATACTATGGAGAGGAGAAGACGGCAGAGGCATGAAGACATTGTGGACACCTCACTGTACATGAACAATCATCAAATATTATCCTATTACTATG AAAAGAAAAACAGTGGAGCTGATACAGAGGGTCTGTTGATTCATGATGATTTTGACAATGCAG TTGCCGATGATACCAAACGAAGAGTTCCTGGCAATACATTACCAGGGTCTAAGGAAACTGACAGGGTGTTTGAACAATATTCTTTAAGAGATATTCTGCTGACAATTGATCGTACGCAGTCTAGAGTCCTTGGCCTTCAAAATCGTCTCAGCAAGGTTTGCAGCAATCACACACAAGTTAAGGTGCCTCAAAAGAGTCACAAGGCTCGCACCCAGATAGCTTCTTGTAACAAGGATGGACACCGTCCTCAGAAAAAGAGGGATCTGCATACTTTGCTTGAGAATGAGGATGCATGTAGACCACTTGTTGGAGTGCCATCTACTTTATCAGATAGGTCCACTGGCTATGTAACGGGATATGCCAAGAGAAATTTTGCAGAAGAAGGTGCAACACAGCCGTATGCAAAGAAAGTCACATTTGAGACAATCTTTGGTGCAGACAATCCCTTAATTCATACTCATGTAGGAGAGTTATACAAAGAA AGTGCTGATGATGTCCTTATATACAATCAAGCAGCCCAGTTGGAAGAGTACCAGCAGTTTGAGAGGGTCAAGAAGGAAGCAGAGAATCAAGTGAAGCTCGCTAATAAGGTTGCTAACACCCTTCTTTTCAGAGGAGAAGAGACTGTTGCAAGACAGTTGGTTAAGCATGAACCAGTTCATGAAATAGCTTCAACTGTGAAGGCAGTTGGCCCTGGAAGTAAACGAGGCAAGAAATCAAAGAAGAAACTTGTGAGCTCTCTGCCACCTTTGGAAGACCAAGCCAAAAAGTCCCCTGAGGTACCTGCAAAGAAGAAAATTGAGAAAGACCTACACAGTATGAAGAATGAAAAGCCTGTTTTTGTAGCTGTGGAACCCCGGAAGAGCAAACGAGTCCCCAAACCCAAAAAGTATGGAAGCGATTGA
- the LOC124650558 gene encoding beta-glucosidase 22-like has translation MRAIPCAVELLLVLLLSVAPWRGGSGPAAARALSYTRADFPQDFVFGAGTSAYQYEGATDEDGRSPSIWDTFTHAGKMPDKSTGDLAADGYHRYKEDVELMSETGLEAYRFSISWSRLIPRGRGPVNPKGLVYYNNLINELTKRGIQIHVTLYHLDFPQILEDEYHGWLSPRVVDDFTAFADTCFREFGDRVQHWTTMDEPNVISVAAYDSGAFPPCRCSAPFGINCTTGDSTAEPYTVAHNSILAHASVVRLYKEKYQATQKGVVGMNVYSFWNYPFSSSPADIAATQRSLDFMIGWILDPLVYGDYPAIMKKKAGSRLPSFTKEQSELIRGAIDFVGINHYTSVYVSDRKSSADTSLRDYNADMSATFRKSRNDSGTGQFIPINMPNDPEGLQCMLKYLTDRYPSIPIYVQENGYGQLLVDSVNDHNRVEYLSGYIGSTLAALRNGANVKGYFVWSFMDVFELLAGNYLRYGLHYIDFQDPGLARQPKLSAKWYSKFLRSEIGINLENMVSPNARSHAQE, from the exons ATGAGGGCCATCCCCTGCGCCGTGGAGCTGTTGCTGGTCCTGCTGCTCTCTGTCGCGCCATGGCGAGGCGGCAGCGGTCCAGCGGCAGCTCGCGCTCTCAGCTACACCAGGGCGGACTTTCCCCAGGACTTCGTCTTCGGGGCCGGCACGTCGGCCTACCAG TACGAAGGGGCGACGGATGAGGACGGAAGAAGCCCAAGCATCTGGGACACTTTTACTCATGCAG GGAAAATGCCAGACAAGAGCACCGGCGATTTGGCCGCAGACGGCTACCACAGATACAAG GAGGATGTGGAGTTGATGAGCGAGACTGGCCTGGAGGCCTACCGGTTCTCCATTTCTTGGTCTAGGCTCATTCCAA GAGGAAGAGGACCCGTCAATCCCAAGGGGCTGGTGTATTACAACAACCTGATAAACGAGCTAACAAAACGAG GAATCCAGATACATGTGACTCTGTACCACCTCGATTTCCCTCAGATCCTGGAAGACGAGTACCATGGCTGGCTGAGCCCCAGGGTCGT GGATGACTTCACGGCGTTCGCGGATACGTGCTTCCGGGAGTTCGGCGACCGGGTGCAGCACTGGACCACCATGGACGAGCCCAACGTGATCTCCGTCGCCGCCTACGACAGCGGCGCCTTCCCACCGTGCCGCTGCTCGGCGCCCTTCGGGATCAACTGCACGACGGGGGACTCCACCGCGGAGCCCTACACCGTGGCGCATAACTCCATCCTCGCCCACGCCTCCGTCGTCAGGCTCTACAAGGAAAAGTACCAGGCCACGCAGAAGGGCGTCGTCGGCATGAACGTCTACAGTTTCTGGAACTACCCCTTCTCCTCCAGCCCCGCCGACATCGCCGCCACCCAGAGATCGCTGGACTTCATGATCGGCTG GATCTTGGACCCCTTGGTGTATGGAGACTATCCTGCGATCATGAAGAAGAAAGCTGGATCACGGCTTCCATCATTCACAAAAGAACAGTCCGAGCTAATCCGTGGAGCCATCGATTTCGTCGGTATAAACCACTACACGTCGGTGTACGTGAGCGACAGGAAGAGCAGCGCCGACACCAGCCTCCGGGACTACAATGCCGACATGTCGGCCACCTTCAGAA AGTCAAGGAATGATAGTGGTACTGGTCAG TTTATCCCTATCAACATGCCGAATGATCCGGAAGGGCTGCAGTGTATGCTCAAGTACCTCACAGACAGATACCCGAGCATTCCTATCTACGTGCAAGAAAATG GCTATGGACAGCTCTTGGTCGACTCGGTTAATGATCATAACAGAGTGGAGTACTTGAGTGGCTACATCGGCAGCACCCTGGCTGCACTCAG GAACGGAGCCAACGTAAAGGGCTACTTTGTTTGGTCATTCATGGATGTGTTCGAGCTACTAGCGGGCAATTATTTGCGATACGGACTGCACTACATCGACTTCCAGGATCCTGGGCTGGCAAGGCAGCCAAAGCTCTCTGCCAAGTGGTACTCCAAGTTCTTGAGGAGTGAAATCGGGATAAACTTAGAGAACATGGTTAGTCCCAATGCAAGGTCACATGCTCAGGAATGA
- the LOC124650557 gene encoding uncharacterized protein LOC124650557 isoform X1: MENANGVVDWNVDIIGPDGGSTCSELAKTEDPDATECSSSFGDTLSGSEDDAKPSEISDIEVDSPFCRYPHNGDAASLLDAAAAENLDRLLKKKKVTDHWRNYISPLMWRCQWLELRMKDLQSQVSRYDRELAVLKHEKELQTKMIELDCSSSRSVPFSSHCCRKTMKRKRRNRNEENNNAASYISTHTILSYYEKEKEKTEGDGHSVDVDGNLADDSTKGNNDADWLLGNGDDATVEQILLSIQSVQDRVSSLRSILKKEMAKKSTGLVLKVNTRVNGAQSSNCSQGKGKVEMREISHQDPSDCDMDDTDMPDSAVSSYGEANNMDIFESTMNLLSAEDPDKIGELHQSSEDVLINNQPAEEAYQNFEVISHPSQRLRVSVKREPVCVKREAVAYSEDESVAAPTAAIVKEEGTTSFGLQGILKPCYTGKRKGRKPKMQRYGGSSSSALSSWRSARTRKKRKL; encoded by the exons ATGGAGAATGCTAATGGAGTAGTAGATTGGAATGTTGACATTATTGGCCCAGATGGGGGTAGCACTTGCAGCGAATTAGCAAAAACTGAAGACCCCGATGCCACAGAGTGTTCAAGTTCCTTTGGGGACACACTATCTGGATCTGAGGATGACGCAAAGCCTTCAGAGATTAGTGACATTGAAGTAGACTCACCATTCTGCCGCTATCCTCATAATGGTGATGCTGCTTCACTCTTGGATGCAGCTGCCGCTGAGAATTTGGATAGATTATTGAA GAAGAAAAAGGTAACTGATCATTGGAGAAACTATATCAGCCCATTGATGTGGAGATGTCAATGGTTAGAGCTGCGGATGAAGGATTTGCAATCTCAAGTATCCAGATATGACAGGGAGCTTGCAGTACTTAAACATGAGAAAGAGTTACAAACAAAAATGATTGAGTTGGACTGTTCTTCGTCGAGATCGGTGCCCTTCTCTTCTCATTGCTGCAggaagactatgaagaggaagaggagaaacaGAAACGAGGAAAACAATAATGCTGCCTCATACATCTCGACCCACACCATTTTATCTTATTATG aaaaagaaaaggagaaaacaGAAGGGGATGGCCATTCTGTTGACGTCGATGGAAACTTAG CAGATGACAGCACAAAAGGAAACAACGATGCTGACTGGCTACTTGGTAACGGAGACGATGCTACTGTCGAGCAGATTCTTTTAAGCATTCAATCTGTTCAAGACAGAGTCTCTAGTCTGAGATCAATTCTCAAGAAAGAAATGGCCAAGAAGAGCACCGGGCTTGTCCTTAAAGTCAACACACGGGTCAACGGCGCACAGAGCTCAAATTGCTCACAAGGAAAAGGCAAAGTTGAAATGCGTGAAATATCACATCAGGACCCGTCGGATTGTGATATGGATGATACAGACATGCCCGATAGTGCTGTCTCAAGCTATGGAGAAGCTAACAATATGGATATTTTTGAGAGCACCATGAATCTATTGTCAGCTGAAGATCCAGATAAAATTGGTGAACTGCACCAG AGTTCTGAAGACGTATTGATCAACAACCAACCAGCAGAGGAAGCATACCAAAACTTTGAGGTGATCAGCCATCCGTCCCAGCGACTACGGGTATCAGTCAAGAGAGAACCGGTATGTGTCAAGAGAGAAGCTGTTGCGTATTCCGAGGATGAGAGTGTCGCCGCCCCCACAGCAGCCATCGTCAAGGAAGAAGGTACAACCAGCTTCGGTCTCCAGGGGATTCTGAAGCCCTGCTACACAGGCAAGCGAAAAGGGAGGAAGCCGAAAATGCAAAGGTACGGCGGCTCATCATCATCCGCGCTCAGCTCATGGAGGAGCGCTCGGACTCGGAAAAAGAGGAAACTTTAG
- the LOC124650557 gene encoding uncharacterized protein LOC124650557 isoform X2: protein MENANGVVDWNVDIIGPDGGSTCSELAKTEDPDATECSSSFGDTLSGSEDDAKPSEISDIEVDSPFCRYPHNGDAASLLDAAAAENLDRLLKKKKVTDHWRNYISPLMWRCQWLELRMKDLQSQVSRYDRELAVLKHEKELQTKMIELDCSSSRSVPFSSHCCRKTMKRKRRNRNEENNNAASYISTHTILSYYEKEKEKTEGDGHSVDVDGNLDDSTKGNNDADWLLGNGDDATVEQILLSIQSVQDRVSSLRSILKKEMAKKSTGLVLKVNTRVNGAQSSNCSQGKGKVEMREISHQDPSDCDMDDTDMPDSAVSSYGEANNMDIFESTMNLLSAEDPDKIGELHQSSEDVLINNQPAEEAYQNFEVISHPSQRLRVSVKREPVCVKREAVAYSEDESVAAPTAAIVKEEGTTSFGLQGILKPCYTGKRKGRKPKMQRYGGSSSSALSSWRSARTRKKRKL, encoded by the exons ATGGAGAATGCTAATGGAGTAGTAGATTGGAATGTTGACATTATTGGCCCAGATGGGGGTAGCACTTGCAGCGAATTAGCAAAAACTGAAGACCCCGATGCCACAGAGTGTTCAAGTTCCTTTGGGGACACACTATCTGGATCTGAGGATGACGCAAAGCCTTCAGAGATTAGTGACATTGAAGTAGACTCACCATTCTGCCGCTATCCTCATAATGGTGATGCTGCTTCACTCTTGGATGCAGCTGCCGCTGAGAATTTGGATAGATTATTGAA GAAGAAAAAGGTAACTGATCATTGGAGAAACTATATCAGCCCATTGATGTGGAGATGTCAATGGTTAGAGCTGCGGATGAAGGATTTGCAATCTCAAGTATCCAGATATGACAGGGAGCTTGCAGTACTTAAACATGAGAAAGAGTTACAAACAAAAATGATTGAGTTGGACTGTTCTTCGTCGAGATCGGTGCCCTTCTCTTCTCATTGCTGCAggaagactatgaagaggaagaggagaaacaGAAACGAGGAAAACAATAATGCTGCCTCATACATCTCGACCCACACCATTTTATCTTATTATG aaaaagaaaaggagaaaacaGAAGGGGATGGCCATTCTGTTGACGTCGATGGAAACTTAG ATGACAGCACAAAAGGAAACAACGATGCTGACTGGCTACTTGGTAACGGAGACGATGCTACTGTCGAGCAGATTCTTTTAAGCATTCAATCTGTTCAAGACAGAGTCTCTAGTCTGAGATCAATTCTCAAGAAAGAAATGGCCAAGAAGAGCACCGGGCTTGTCCTTAAAGTCAACACACGGGTCAACGGCGCACAGAGCTCAAATTGCTCACAAGGAAAAGGCAAAGTTGAAATGCGTGAAATATCACATCAGGACCCGTCGGATTGTGATATGGATGATACAGACATGCCCGATAGTGCTGTCTCAAGCTATGGAGAAGCTAACAATATGGATATTTTTGAGAGCACCATGAATCTATTGTCAGCTGAAGATCCAGATAAAATTGGTGAACTGCACCAG AGTTCTGAAGACGTATTGATCAACAACCAACCAGCAGAGGAAGCATACCAAAACTTTGAGGTGATCAGCCATCCGTCCCAGCGACTACGGGTATCAGTCAAGAGAGAACCGGTATGTGTCAAGAGAGAAGCTGTTGCGTATTCCGAGGATGAGAGTGTCGCCGCCCCCACAGCAGCCATCGTCAAGGAAGAAGGTACAACCAGCTTCGGTCTCCAGGGGATTCTGAAGCCCTGCTACACAGGCAAGCGAAAAGGGAGGAAGCCGAAAATGCAAAGGTACGGCGGCTCATCATCATCCGCGCTCAGCTCATGGAGGAGCGCTCGGACTCGGAAAAAGAGGAAACTTTAG